The nucleotide window CCGGCGCTCCGACCGCTCCGGCATCCGCTTCATATGCGGCGGGTACTCCGAACATTTCGGTCGAAGCCAAACCGTCACTGACAGGTTACACCTTCAACGGCTGGAACTCTACCGACGTGACTCCTGCCGGCGGCAAGTTTACGATGCCCGATAAGGACGTCGCATTCAACGGCAGCTGGACGCCGAACGGCAATACAGCATATAAAGTCGAACATTATAAACAAAATACCAACGGCACTTACACGCTTGATGTCTCCGAAAATAAAACCGGCACGACCGGCGCAACCGCAGGATATACCCAGAAGTCCTATACCGGCTACACCTATCAGCCGACTTTGACGACTTCTACAAACAACTTCATCATCGCGGGCGACGGTTCACTGGTCATCAAGCTCTATTATGCGCTCAACACCCACTCGGTCAGCTATCAATACACAAACACCGCACCGACCGGTGCAACCGCGCTTCCGGGAACGACCCTCGGGGTCTCTTACGGTTCAACCGTGACGGTTGCCGGCAATGCGACGGCTCAGGGTTACACCTTCAGCGGCTGGGCAAGCACCCAGACCACAGCAACTGCGGGACAGACCTTCCCGATGCCTGACCAGAACGTGGTCTTCTCCGGCAGCTGGACACCGAATGCCAACACGGCATATACGGTCGAGCATTATAAACAAAATCTCGGCGGTTCTTATAGTCTCACGCCGGATGATACCGACAGCTTGACCGGAACAACCGGAACAGCCGCGGCGTTCGCTGCGAAAACCACCTACTCCGGCTTCACTTATGCACCCGCCCTGACGAGCTCCAACAACACCGTCGGCTCCGATTTTATCATCAAGGGCGACGGCACGCTGGTTATCAAGCTCTATTACACCCGCAACAGTTATTTGGTCAGCTATCAATATACCGGATCGGTTCCGACAGATGCGACAGCGCTCCCGACTACAATCGGTGCTTCCTACGGAGCAACCGTGACGGTCGCGGCCAATGCGGCAGCCACCGGTTATACCTTCGGCGGCTGGGCCACCACCGACGCAATTGTCAGCGGAACCACCTTTGCGATGCCTGCAAACAGCGTTCTGTTCACCGGCTCGTTCGCCCCGACCACCGTCAACTATACGGTTAACTACTATCTGCAGAAACTCGACGGCAGCGGTTATGAACTTCAGACAGCCGATACGGCGACTAGAACCGGACTCACAGGCGCTCCGGGTTTCTACGCGGCCAAGAGCTACACCGGTTATACGTTCAAAGCAGCCACTTCCAACAACACCGACAACGGTATCTTTATCATCAAAGCAGACGGGTCACTGGTCATCAGCGTTTATTATAACGTGAATATCCACAACGTCAGCTATTCCTTCACCAATACCGTTCCGGGCGCTTCGACCCTCCCGGCCACAATCGGCGTCTCCTACGGCGCAACCGTGACAGTCGCGGGCAATGCGACGGCTCCGGGTTACACCTTCGGCGGTTGGGCCAGCACCCAGACCACTTCGACTGCGGGCCAGACCTTCACGATGCCTGACGGTGACGTTGCGTTCGCCGGCGGATTCACCCCGAACGAGAACACTGCATATATAGTTAACTACTATACGCAGAATCTCGACGGCATCAACTACACGCTTGCCGCTTTTGAGAACAAGGCCGGTACCACCGGAACGACCGGTTCTTATGACACGACCAAGACCTTCACGGGCTTCACCTTCCAAAAGGCAGAGTCCAACCTGACCCCGAACACCGATTTCACCATCGCAGGCAACGGCTCGCTGGTCATCAATGTCTATTACACGCGTAATAGCTATACGGTGACTTACACCTACACAGGCACGGTGCCCGCGGGCGTCACACCGGTCAACAACTTCACGGTCGGCGCTTCCTTCGGCGCAAACGTGACGGTTCTCAGCGCGACTTATCCGAACACGCACCTCTTCAGCGGATGGACACCCACCGGTATCGGCGTTTCGACCGGCACCTTCGCGATGCCCGCCAACAACGTCACCTTCACGGGTTCGTTCTCCGAAGCGGCAGCCGGATATACGGTTGAACATTATACGCAGAATCTCACAGGCGGCGGATTTACAAAGGTCGATACGATCGGCGCTTCCGGTAACATCGGCTCGGCGGCTTCCTTTACGCCTAAATCCTATGAGGGCTTCACCTTCGCCCCGTCCCTGACGACTTCCACCAACACCGTCGGCACGCAGTTCATCATCAAAGCGGACGGCACGCTGACCATCAAGCTCTATTACACCCGCAACAGCTACGAAGTCAGCTACAGCTACACCAACACCGTTCCGGGCGCGAGCACACTTCCGGCAACCATCGGCGCATCCTATAACGCGACGGTGACGGTTGCGGCGAACGGCACGGCTGCGGGTTACACCTTCAGCGGCTGGAGCACCACCGATGCGACCGTCAGCGGCGGCACCTTCACGATGCCCGCAAAGAATGTCGCTTTGAGCGGAGGCTTCACACCGAACACCAACACTGGGTTTAAGGTTGAACACTATAAGCAGACCCTTGCCGGCACTTACGGCACGACACCGGACGATACGGATAATCTGTCCGGTACCACCGGAACAACGGCCTTGTATACGGCAAAGAACTACACCGGCTTCACCAACGACAGCTCCGCCACCACTTCAAACACCGGAAACTTCATCATCAAGGGCGACGGCACGCTGGTCATCAAGCTCTTCTATACCCGCAATACCAACTATAAATACAATGTCGAATACCGCAAGGACAGCGCCACAGGTACGCTGCTGGATTCCAAGACGGTCAACAACCGCACCTGGGGCCAGACCTACAGCGAAACAGCAATCGACATCACCGGCTATACCGCGCAGGCCCCGCTGACTCAGAACATCAGCATCGATGCAGACGGCAAGACCATGATCTTCATCTATAAGGCTAACAAGCACAATGTCACCTACCAGCTGACCGGAACCATTCCGACGGGCTTCAACACCTCGGTTCTGGCAGGTCTCGGTGCGACCGGCGTTGAATTCAAAACCGCGATGACCAGAGCGGCAGACCTGACGGCTCAGAATTACAACTTCACCGGTTGGACCACAAGCGATGTCACCGTCGGCGCTTCCGGCAATTACACGATGCCCGATCAGGATGTCGTCTTCACCGGCTCGTTCACGCTGATGCCCGCTTGGGTCGTCTATGAGTACACCGGAGACGTGCCCGCAACAGCGGCTGCACTTCCCGAGACCAAGTATTATAACCTCAATAACGGCGTGACCGTCGCAGCGGCTCCGGCAGCCGTCACCGGCTTCACCTTCGAGGGCTGGACCAGAAACGGTTCCGCAGCTTCCAACTTCACGATTACAACCGCGGGCGAATACAAGATCGTCGGCAACTGGGTCCGCAATTCCCATAAGGTGACCTATCAGTACGACTCCTCGGCTCCGACAACCGCTCCGGCAGTCCCGACACAGGCAACTGTCCCGTTTGAGCAGAATGTCTTCGTAGACACCACAGTCGGCAACATCACCGGTTACACCTTCAAGGGTTGGGTGCCGACCTCGGGGATCAGCACTGCGGATATCACCAGCGGCAGCTTCTCAATGCCCAACAACGACGTGGTCTTCACAGGCAGTTGGGCCATCAACAAGCACAATGTCTCTTACCAGCTGACCGGAGAGATTCCGGCGGGCTTCAACACTTCGGTCCTCGCAACCCTCGGTGCTTCCGGAGTTTCGTATAACGCTCCGATGACCGTCGCGGGTCCGCTCTCGTTCACCAATTATGAGTTCCACGGCTGGACCAGCGGCCAAGTCACACCGTCCAACGGTGGATATCAGATGCCCGACAGCGACGTGGTCTTCACCGGTTACTTCACCAAGAAACTCTTCACCGTCAGTTATGTCTATTCCGGTACCGTTCCGCAGGGCGCTCCGGCGCTTCCGGCCGGTGGCTCCTATGAAGTCGGTAAAGAAGTCACCATGGCTTCGCCGGTCAGCATGATGGGCTATGCCTTCTACGGCTGGAGTTCTAACGGTGTCGCAGTTGTGAACGGCAAGTTCACGATGCCCGCTCATGACGTGGTGTTTACCGGCAGATGGGTCCAGGAGACCTCTTCGGTGCCCTCATCGATCCCGTCCGAGCCCTCGATTCCGTCCTCGACGCCTTCGAGCGTTCCGTCCAGTGTCCCGTCCAGCACTCCGGCCACCGTTGTTTCTTCCAGACCGACGGTTTCCATCAATGACACTTCTGCCCCGCTCGAAGTCATCGCAATGGGCGGCGAAGAGAATATGACGGCGACCATCATGATCGCGGCGTTCTCGGCAATCATGCTGGCTGCGGTCGTTGTGATCGGCAAAAAGACCCGTAAAGTCAAGAAATAATCATCGTACAAACGAATTTGCTTAACGAACGAGAGCGCCCAATCAGCGCTCTCTTTCGTTTGTTGAGGCAAATTGCCGGCAGCGTGGCGGTCAGATTGTGAAAAGTGTTTTTTACAGCACTTTTGCCGCAACACGAAAAAGACATAATATTTATATCCCCACTTCCGGAGGGGTAAATATAAAACGAATCTATTTTCAGCCGGGAGTATTCAAAAGCGCTCTTTTCTTTTACAAAGATTGAAAATGTAAGATCGTATATTTTCCCAAAAGCGGCATAAAAACGGAAAAACGGCAAAAAATAGAACAAAACCGCGGATCATACGCGATGAAAAGGAGATTATTATGTCGTTTCGAAAGAAAGCCGGACGGCTTGCGGTTTTTGTGACCGCATTGATTTTGTGTATATCCATGACCGCGGCGGGATTGGAATTCAATGCCGGCGCCGTCATTCTCAAACAGGGCAGCACCGGAACCAAAGTGAAAGAGGTTCAGACGCGTCTGAAGAATTGGGGATATTATAAAGGAAGCGTCGATGGGATCTTCGGTTCGAAGACCAAAACAGCGGTCGTATGGTTTCAGCGAAACAACGGCCTGACACAGGACGGCATTGTGAGCGCGGCGACTTTCCGCGCGCTCGGAATCGCATCCGGCGGTTCAAGCGGTTCGGGCAGCGGCGTGGCGGGATATTCCGACAGCGATTATAAACTGCTCGCGCGCCTGATCTCGGCGGAAGGGCGCGGGGAGCCGTATACGGGGATGGTCGCGATCGGCGCGGTCATCTTGAACCGTGTCAAGCACCCGTCGTTTCCCAATACCATCAGCGGCGTAATTTATCAGAGCGGCGCTTTTACCGCGCTTACCGACGGCAATTTCAACCAGCCGGTCATCGACAGCGCCTACAAAGCCGCCCGGGACGCGTTGAACGGATGGGACCCGAGCGGCGGCGCAATCTATTACTATAATCCCGCCAAGACCTCCAATCGGTGGATGCGTTCCCGCCCTGTCATTGTCACCATCGGGGGCCATGTGTTCTGCAGCTGACCGAATCAACTTCACGCGCCGGTCGATAAAAGGATATTGCACTTCGGCAATATCCTTTTTAATAGCGATTAATAAATGGAAAGAACCCTCTTCGGCATTTTCCGATTGGCAGTTTGACCGATATTGACATCCGAAAGCCGGTTTGATAAAATAAGAAAAGAACGATTTATCGGAGGGAATGCGGATGAGATGTCCTAACTGCGGCAAAAAAATCCCGGACGGCAGTCAGTCCTGCCCCGGCTGCAAAACGATATTCCGAATAAAAACGGTTCAAAACAACGCATTATCCGATCCGCAGCTCGGCCGTCTGCTGTATTTCGGATTGTTTGTGAGCGCGACTCTGATCACCGTCTTTATCTATTTAAAATGGCAGACAACCGGTATCGGCGAATCCTATTCGCTGGCGAAGATGACCGAGATGTATGCGAACGATTCTAAAATAGCGGGTTGGTTTACCAATGCGACCTATGTCGTGCTGTGCCTCCAGCTGCTCGCCGTTGTCATGTGGATCATCACTTATTCAAAACCTTCACCCGTGATTCCGCTGCTTGCGGGCGGCGTGACATTGATCGGAACGCTTGCTTTTCTGATCATGGCGATTTTCGGCCTCGGCGAGGCCTTTCAAAAAATTCCGAATTTTACGAGAACCGCGAGCGTGATCCCGTATCTGACACTGCTGCTTTCGGCGGGCGAGATCGCTTGCGCGTGGCTCAGCCCGAAACTGCTCAAAGCGGTTCCGGGGGAGGCCGTCCGGACCGAGAAAACAACGGGACAGAGCAAAATTGCCCATGCCGGCAATGAAAGCGCCAAAAAGCTGCTCGACGAACTGGACGGTACCGTCATACGTGACGAAAATAAATCAAACGGCGTAAAACACGGCGGGAAATAATCCTCTTTAAAAACAGGCCGAAACGGTTGACATCGAAATTTCTTTGTGTTATAATGCGGTCTGTTCGCGTGAGCCATTAGCTCAGTCGGTAGAGCACATGCCTTTTAAGCCTGGGGTCCGGAGTTCGAGCCTCCGATGGCTCACCAGAAAAAATCGTTTGCGGAAAGCAAACGATTTTTTAATGAAGTGTGCAGCGCCAACATCTGTTGGCGTAACACATGAAGTGCCCTGCGGGCATGAAGTACTGCTTCGCAGTATGAAGTACCTGCGGGCATGAAATTAAAAAAGCGCAGCACACTTCACTTCACGTTGAGCAAATCATAATTTGTGAAACACTTCATTTCTCGCCGCAGCGAGATACTTCATTTTGACGAAGTCGATACTTCATTTTTATGTTGCCCAGAGGCATTCCGGAAACGGGATGCCTTTTTCGTTATGGACTCGATATGTTGGCGGCTTGTATTGACTTGAATGATCTGTTGCGGTAGAATGCAGGGGATGAATTCATTGAAAGAATGAGGGATCTTCTATGGGGCAAAATCGGATTTATTCAGGTGAGGTCAGACCGGTTCACGCCGCTTCCTGGTGGAGCGAGATCGGCGACCTGCTTTGGCCGGATATCGAGGTGCAAAAGCGCATCAAAGCAAAAG belongs to Oscillospiraceae bacterium and includes:
- the sleB gene encoding spore cortex-lytic enzyme; its protein translation is MSFRKKAGRLAVFVTALILCISMTAAGLEFNAGAVILKQGSTGTKVKEVQTRLKNWGYYKGSVDGIFGSKTKTAVVWFQRNNGLTQDGIVSAATFRALGIASGGSSGSGSGVAGYSDSDYKLLARLISAEGRGEPYTGMVAIGAVILNRVKHPSFPNTISGVIYQSGAFTALTDGNFNQPVIDSAYKAARDALNGWDPSGGAIYYYNPAKTSNRWMRSRPVIVTIGGHVFCS
- a CDS encoding zinc ribbon domain-containing protein; this translates as MRCPNCGKKIPDGSQSCPGCKTIFRIKTVQNNALSDPQLGRLLYFGLFVSATLITVFIYLKWQTTGIGESYSLAKMTEMYANDSKIAGWFTNATYVVLCLQLLAVVMWIITYSKPSPVIPLLAGGVTLIGTLAFLIMAIFGLGEAFQKIPNFTRTASVIPYLTLLLSAGEIACAWLSPKLLKAVPGEAVRTEKTTGQSKIAHAGNESAKKLLDELDGTVIRDENKSNGVKHGGK
- a CDS encoding VWA domain-containing protein — protein: MKKVTKYVLIALLVCALAFGAMLSTMMLSGASNLTPVNTYIDYPTGTHAVVLGKTGVRTGANTWKVTLGVTNLLQQQVSTKPIEVALVIDSSSSMTMYNVDGTNKTRLAVVKEAAEQMINDLYTKATTLGLTIKVSVSSFSDSTGVDQSMLSITGSGNKQTLINKIRNINRNGYTNLQGGILRGVSTFYNNFDYSITTTGSGDNRTVTATSINSSATFNDATSTKLMVVLSDGAANRFYRSSNFSNMVGSGTEGNPYAQGAAVMAANAVKDKNITIFSIGFAYSDSTLENVASSNPTPPPAKLYYTATTAVDLSTVFEIITNQVNSPALSDTMGSNLTTSSGTVTGPTGVTIGSNGALLSWTPTAADLAYNHGNFISYTVTLDITNIAAGEYNNQLLNNAASFGVVINGTTCNGNFPQPTCEYDIGTLDVQFKAGATQIATAEAQQKVITDWGTPTFTINTPPTTIVYNGQTYYYTGSTYDNNAYTVPGSHTQTAIVGTHTLIHNYALHNHNVTYAYTGTVPTGAPTAPASASYAAGTPNISVEAKPSLTGYTFNGWNSTDVTPAGGKFTMPDKDVAFNGSWTPNGNTAYKVEHYKQNTNGTYTLDVSENKTGTTGATAGYTQKSYTGYTYQPTLTTSTNNFIIAGDGSLVIKLYYALNTHSVSYQYTNTAPTGATALPGTTLGVSYGSTVTVAGNATAQGYTFSGWASTQTTATAGQTFPMPDQNVVFSGSWTPNANTAYTVEHYKQNLGGSYSLTPDDTDSLTGTTGTAAAFAAKTTYSGFTYAPALTSSNNTVGSDFIIKGDGTLVIKLYYTRNSYLVSYQYTGSVPTDATALPTTIGASYGATVTVAANAAATGYTFGGWATTDAIVSGTTFAMPANSVLFTGSFAPTTVNYTVNYYLQKLDGSGYELQTADTATRTGLTGAPGFYAAKSYTGYTFKAATSNNTDNGIFIIKADGSLVISVYYNVNIHNVSYSFTNTVPGASTLPATIGVSYGATVTVAGNATAPGYTFGGWASTQTTSTAGQTFTMPDGDVAFAGGFTPNENTAYIVNYYTQNLDGINYTLAAFENKAGTTGTTGSYDTTKTFTGFTFQKAESNLTPNTDFTIAGNGSLVINVYYTRNSYTVTYTYTGTVPAGVTPVNNFTVGASFGANVTVLSATYPNTHLFSGWTPTGIGVSTGTFAMPANNVTFTGSFSEAAAGYTVEHYTQNLTGGGFTKVDTIGASGNIGSAASFTPKSYEGFTFAPSLTTSTNTVGTQFIIKADGTLTIKLYYTRNSYEVSYSYTNTVPGASTLPATIGASYNATVTVAANGTAAGYTFSGWSTTDATVSGGTFTMPAKNVALSGGFTPNTNTGFKVEHYKQTLAGTYGTTPDDTDNLSGTTGTTALYTAKNYTGFTNDSSATTSNTGNFIIKGDGTLVIKLFYTRNTNYKYNVEYRKDSATGTLLDSKTVNNRTWGQTYSETAIDITGYTAQAPLTQNISIDADGKTMIFIYKANKHNVTYQLTGTIPTGFNTSVLAGLGATGVEFKTAMTRAADLTAQNYNFTGWTTSDVTVGASGNYTMPDQDVVFTGSFTLMPAWVVYEYTGDVPATAAALPETKYYNLNNGVTVAAAPAAVTGFTFEGWTRNGSAASNFTITTAGEYKIVGNWVRNSHKVTYQYDSSAPTTAPAVPTQATVPFEQNVFVDTTVGNITGYTFKGWVPTSGISTADITSGSFSMPNNDVVFTGSWAINKHNVSYQLTGEIPAGFNTSVLATLGASGVSYNAPMTVAGPLSFTNYEFHGWTSGQVTPSNGGYQMPDSDVVFTGYFTKKLFTVSYVYSGTVPQGAPALPAGGSYEVGKEVTMASPVSMMGYAFYGWSSNGVAVVNGKFTMPAHDVVFTGRWVQETSSVPSSIPSEPSIPSSTPSSVPSSVPSSTPATVVSSRPTVSINDTSAPLEVIAMGGEENMTATIMIAAFSAIMLAAVVVIGKKTRKVKK